ACACAAgccagcagtgttggccaagtggcttccGCCTGTGACTCTTATCCTTGTGCACATAGGTttgatccctggctgtgcatcaatggattTTCTGTCTATTGTcttatgtatgtttttaacatttgctcaaaccctgaaggaaaacatcgtgaggaaaccggcttgccatagacccaaaaagtcgacggcgtgttatgcataggaggctgatcacctacttgcctactaGTTTGAGAAAGTATTATgagacagaaatctgaggcccaggttacactgttttttttaaatatattatttgtatatgatCTGCACTGTTAAGTTAGGTAAATAGCATGCCAGTGTAGAATGCTGCTTGAATGACAGTAATTTGTTTTACAGATTGGTGAAATATACAACACTGTTCAAGCAAATGAAAATCTCAATGAGTGCCAAGAAGTGATACTTGTTTTAGAGAACTACACACGCGATTTCAAGGCTTTAGCCGAGTGGTTTAGAGTTAAGTGGGATTATGATAACACCCCTCCACCGCAAAGACCACAGAGCCTAGCATGGGAGATTAGAAAGACTGATTTTGTTAAGCCAGAACCAAAACGCGCATATTCTGTTAAAAGTTCCCCTACAGTGTCAGGTAAAAACAGCCCATCATTCTCTGGATATAATACACCTAGTGGAAAAAACAGCCCTAACCCAACTGGGAAAGTGAGTCCAGGAAGTGGAAAAATAAGCCCTAGGGTTGGTTCAGGCCATTCCAGTACCAGTCCTAAGGCAAATATTGAGTTCTTTAGCAACAAAATCAATACTTCTAAAATTACTGCAAAACCAGAGCCAAAAATTGCAAAAGAACTGTCTAGACTTTCAGATATCAAGGAAAAAGATGTTAAAGAAATATGCGAGGATGCTAAAGTATATGAAAAAAAGGATGATATGGATATATTAAAACCGAAAGTGGTGGAAATAGGACATGCCAAACTTAGTCCTTGTGCATCTCCAAAGTTGGTGGTCATTAAGTCACCAAAATCCTTGACAAAAAAGGAGAATGTTAATAACAAAGTTCAGGATATATCAGACCATGCTCAGTCAACTGTTGACAGACTTAATGTCATGGAAAATGAgttcttaaaaaaacaaatgatggaaaataaagcaaaaaatgATAATATGATCAACAATGGCATAGAGGCTGACaagccttttaataattgtgatTCTATTGAAAAGGGTTGCTCGGATTTAAAAGTAAAGAACAATAGCCAGTTAGTGATTGTCGATGCTGATAGACCAGCCATTGGTGATATTAAAATTGCTATTGAGAATGAAAAAACAGCTGATAACACTGCTGAAGAACGGCGCACAGAGACTTctataattgaaaaacaaattgaAGGAGAGAAAACGAATGAGCAAGACTTACTGCTCGAACAAGTGTTTATTGAAAATGACTTAATTTCGAATGCACCAAAGGACAGTCAAATTCTTGAAAATAAAGATGAAGGCACAGATTCTACTTGTCAAAAAGATTTTGAactcaacaaaaataattcagAGGTGGTAGTTGAGGAAGTGGATGAAAAAACAACTTGTACGTATGAGACTGACAAAAACTCCAAAAAGGACACAGACATGAAAAAGCCCGAGGCTAAGTTTTCCAAGCCAGCATACTCTCAAGCAGCTGCTAAGCCTAAAGCTACAAGCCAGACAGAGAAACCAATCAAAGCAGAAACTAAACTGCCTATAAAATTAGCTAGAAGCTCAACAGTTGTAGAACTACGTCCACCGACAGTCAAAACTCAGAGGCCTTTTCAAAAAAGAGCCCAAACGAGCAAATGCAGTTATCCATTTAATTTAACCACCGGAAGACCAAGCCTTTTCGATACAGTTCCATCTACTTCAATCAACAGAGGACAAATTGTAACAAAGAAAACGTCAATTAGAACTATCCACATGGGATCGGGTGACGCCAAATCGGGAAATAGATTAAACCTTAGAACTCGCCCACGGCCTTCCTCTTTAAGACTCAATGAAAAGGGTGATAAACGTGAAAACGTAAGCGTCTTCATTGAAAAATCTGTCGAAAATCCTATTGCAATCGATATGGTTAGAAATGAATCGAATGAAAGTATTAAAACACTCGTTCCGGAAGATTTGCAGGCAACACAAGATATAAGCTCTTCAGGAGTTAATATGTACAGTAAAAATGATAACGATGGGTGGTTAACTGTGAAATCAAGGCGAGAATCTAAAAAGCAATCCAAAAGCCACTGGGCTAATCGCTTCCGTCAACCGACAGCTACGGCAAGTCTTCCAACATTAAACATGTTAGAGTCGCCCAAAGAAGAAAACCCTATATCGATTGATATTAAAGACAGCGGTGACCGTGCTAAATCCGAACAACCACGAAAggttgaaaaagaaaaaaagtctGAAAAGACTATAAAATCTAGCAAGAAATCTGAAAAAAGAGATCCTACCATGAGGCGACAAAAATCCGATATTACCGGACTGAAAACGCGCTCATCAAAAAACAAAGTGCTGACGAAAAAAGCTGAAAAAGCCAAAAGCGtctcaaaagaaaaaaatcgcTTACACTCCTCGCTGGAAAGTCTTACCATGGGCTTAACACGATCCGAAGAAAGTGTACACCAAGAGTTTGATTTTGATAAATGGAAAGCTGAATTTAAAtcgacatttaattttttggaaGAAGACGATCACATCTCTGATcacaatgaaatattaaagacCGCCGATCCATCCGAAATGTCGGAAATCGCGGAAATGACGTCGCAAATTGAGGAGAACGAACGGAAGATTAGTTTGGCTTTAGATTTTCAGTCGGAAGTCGACCAGCGTAAGCTTTGCGAAGAAGAAGATCTTTTGAACAGGCAAATCATGGAGCTACAACAGGTGTCTGACATCGATCTTGACACGGAAACTGATGATACTGAGGTAAAGATTGTTATTCTTAAATATACTGTTCACTAGCATAAGAAAACTTTATTTGAATACTATTTGTTTTCAACGAGTCTTAACTCTTtgcttgtatattttaattcagcTTAAAATGTATTCGATTTAAGCCACTTATCTCTACCAGAATTATTGAAATTAGTCATATGCTGTAAACTTCATACAAACTATATTTCATTTGTAGAAAtgcattttttgtaatagtttGAATAACATTaagaattttacaataaaagtgggctgaaaagttcgtaggataacttagaaaaaataatatttccgatggaatttgatttgattatacaATATAAGAAATATCACAAACCACTTCTTAACGGTTGATTTTCCTGGTGCAGAGTCCAGAGTCTTgacttcaataatattttattaacggCAAAATGGCTTTAGACGAAATTCctttttaccatttttttccTTCACTCTAAATACTATATCCCACAGACTAATAGTACGACAGTTGTCAGATATATACACGTGTCTTGGTACACTTGAAGGTTAGGGCTAACTTAAactcatattaaattaatactagAAGCGCCATCTATGTGTTAGCCTACGAACTTTTTAACCTACCTAATAGGTGTAGAAATTATAAGATATTTAACTGTGAAAAATACGGTAACACAGTTCAGTACACTTAATAacacttataatatttttagactGACGCAGAAATCCCCTTAGAAGAACCGGCTTCCACCCCAGTGCCGATGCCAGAAGGCCTGGGGTCTCTTACGGCCAGCCTAGAAGACCAGTACGAAACGGCCTTAGCTGGGATGTCCTGGGCCGAAAGAGTTGATACGCTCGTGGTGTTGGAGGCCCTCGTGGCAAGGGATCCTGGTGAGTGGACGAGAGAACTTTTTGTAGTAATGATATGAAACGagacataattattattttatacatacttTTACGTTGAGAATCTTTGGATAGGCATTTTGTTAgtggatatttatttatttctgaaaATTTTCGAAGTATATTCGAACGCaatttttcatagaaatatCTGCTTTCTGAACAAATCCGTACTAATTTGTTTACTAGGCAACACAAGGTGTGGTGATGTTAGATTTTAAGGTTGTGTGactaaaataacaaatgaactgtgaatattttaattgtaactatttctcattatttttttattttatgaaatatattattcctGTCCATCTTTGAGATGGAGAATGGCacctttttataatacagtaGAATGAAAACTGTGCTTTCGGTTTGTAGGCAGGGCTCAGCAATTGCACGCTAAGCTTTCTCAAGGCATAAAACGACGAGGGAGTCTACAAGATGCTTTAAGAAGGTATATAAAAACTTCTGAAATTGTACattgtgtttaataaaaaaataattttaagaaaaattagtATAATTTATAGTAAGGACAACTttagttttaagtaattaaatttctacTATGTTTCTACAGGTACCATGGGGCCGTTCTAGTATTATGTAAGCAggtttggtgattacgtcaacagtaattatttacttttttacacatatcatccacacattgtctatatttgaaaacgaaatgcattacaaaaaattaatacgtttatgaactataatttttgagagctttgcttacttttgctgacaagagaaaggggggggggggggtcaattgcagtaaatctgcttacgtaatacttaaacggCCCCCAAGGTCAAACCACTGCTGAGTGGGTTTTTAGTTCCCCTTAAACCTGAAAATTAAACTGGTTTCTGAACAGATTACAGGCAAAACAAGCTCGAGCGGAAAGACAGCGCATGTCGTATCAGACAGAGAGGGCTAAACGCATTCATCAGCTGTTGGCCAGGGTAGAGGAAGTGAAGgtatggaaaataaatatattatttcctgTTACGGTTTCCATTTGTTATCGAATCTATTAACTTTCAGCCACGCATATCTCtagaatttattgaaagtaGTAATATGCAGTGAACAAGGAACATGGTCACTTGTCAACTGGATTCTTTAAATAGGCCACTCACGTAAAACAAAGAatagattgataaataaaagtcTATTCTCTCGGGGCTTAACTCTGACGTTTTTGGCAATTGGAACGCTTATGAAACAAAAAAGTGTGGAAAACGTACAGCCTTGGTTCGTACAATTGACTTACTTGAGTAAAAGACAAATGTCCCCCAAGTGGGACAGGGGGCGTCCAGCGTAGAAAACCAGCCTGATCGTTCCTGGACAGCTCTCTTAATTTCACTCCACGTCATTCCAGCTTCCTTCGCCTCTACAATGATGCTTCGTTGCCAGGTCTGTTTTGTGCCACCTTTCCTTTTGCCTTGAGGGTTCCAGACGAGAGCTTGCTTGGTAATGTGACTTTCATCCGAAGCGTATGGCCTACCCATTTACAATTTCGACGTTTTATAGACCTGTCAATTGCCACCTCATTGCATAGCTCCCATAGCTGATGGTTGGAGATTCTCGATTCTCAAGTGTTATCGGTGACAtatgttttattcaaatatttatacttaatttgCTTGTGTTTTAGCTCGCTAAGAACCAGTTGATAGAAGAAAAGAAGTTGAGAATGGAGCGCCGTCTGCAAAAGGCTGCTGAAAACCGCGATCAGCACTTGAAGGTAACATTTTGCGTAGTTTAcagaaattattaatgaattaaaaaaataattaaatatttgatataagttaaatattttaggtaACAATAAGTAAAGTATTGTGTATATTTCATTCTAGGACATAGTTCGCAAAGCCCACGACGAAGAGGAGAAACTGCGTGAGATTGCGTTCATTAAACAATTAGAAGCGGAGAATCGAAGGCACGAATTCCTGGATCAGTGCAAGTCGTTAACCACTCGACTTCGGCAAATGAGACGAGACCGACTCACTAAACTTGTAAGTATTATGAAATACCTGTTTCGTGATTTTTCCTTATTAATCAAGTAAGTCAACCATTTGTGCCTGACTCGTGTCGGGGTTTGGTTCttagacatgccggtttccttactACCGAGATTCGAATGCACGACACTGCTTAATGTTTTGTATGAACTatgttttaaagattgatCAATTTACGGAGAATAAAGCTGAACATaccttaatatttcaaaaaacaaacataattcCTTTTAAAAAGCTATATtctttcttgccagttcttataCTTTCTTCTCATTTACGCTCTTGATTGGATAATTGGCAGTAAAAGTACATTAGCTTCTTATGGGAGGGTAAACAGTTTGTTACGTAACGCGTTACGTAACGCCAGTCGGTTTAGCTTCTATTTCTCTTACGCATACGGAAACGGGCCTCTCTCACTCTAACCCGCAGCGCTAGCCGTATTTCGGACAGACGCTTTCCCCTCTCTCTACTCAGTGTTTAGTGTGCGTTAGATATTTAATGTTCGCATATAACCTCAAACTATCATCGTTTTTGAAagtgattataaaaaatatgatgaaaGAAGCAGAAGATGACCCTCGGAACATTACAGAATTAAATAGTTCAACTTAGATTAGTTTAAGTTATCTATCACTTTCCCGagacacacatttttttattgatttcgtAAGTGTACGTAcgttcaataaattatattttgattgaacatagttttaaaaatcacTAAACTACTACTAGgccattatattaattaaaactcaggcaaaaaattcaaaacttcctaaaaatgtgtttttgaaataaattcaggAACAAAAAGCAGCTCGCGAAGCAGCCGTCGGAGCTCGGAGACAAGCCTTAGAAGCGGCTAGAAAACTTCAAATGGAGACCTTATTAGAGAAGAGAAAAGAGAGGGATGCAAGATTGGAAGAGATGAAGGAGCAAAAGAAACAGGAGAGGGACGATGCGGCGAGGGAGAAGGTtagtagtctagtcgacaagttgaaaatggaacaaaatagagatactactcttaaaattatgtgcgatagctcattggatccggaatgacgtctagaaaaatgtgctaaaagcgtgtattagcacataaaaaattgcaaaagttatagaccattaaagatgaaaaaataatggcatttagttttttgccaatatttaataaactattaatatttaagaaatttcaaataaagattctgaaagaggaggaaatttctaataaaaaactctcgactcccagaactctatctccattatttataatgttaatttaacgctgaaaataggtctgcggttgacatttttaggattcgcgcgtggcgtcaaaagcgactacggcacattaattaatttatttaaggtattgaatatttttttttaaatttgaaaaaattatggtgtgttctgaaaactataattaatttattcccgttgaaaattttacttaaagtttatttttcaacaagttaaataattgttaactaacgaaattttctcgaacgaccgtcttaattgtaagtgaaaaaaaatgtttaaataatggtcgtaaaaatatttcgcttcgtagagccttttttacatacatacttaacaagatcgtgccataaaagttaaaaaaatatttatactttgtttataacaatttttttacttaaacaaaaacttaaaaatccatgtaatgatgttaaaaaaaattttttttttctaaatcatcatataatcgtttttttattaatacaagatatttattgatttgcaaaaaaaaaattcccgccatttgttgataatttttttttaaacaaattgattaaatcaatatttaaaaaaaaaaatttaatacaactttattacattaaaaattttatgatttttaaaaaaaaattttttccttaataacaatttttaattgtttataatcgtttttttttaattttctattgtttaaataattagttaagaaatttttttttcctaaaaatcataattgacagtcttctataaagtaacagaaaaaaattttttttaatcaacaattctattgtttattaacttaccaatatgttataaacaaatattcaacttttgtttattttttttctaaaacttctaaaattaacaaaaacaaccatatataacaaagtatagaaaaaattttttttaattttaaataaaagtaatattcatgataatcaaaaaatttacaaaaaaaatttttctatactttgttatatatggttgtttttgttaattttagaagttttagaaaaaaaataaacaaaagttgaatatttgtttaaataacatattggtaagttaataaacaatagaattgttgattaaaaaaaatttttttaaaaattgttattaaggaaaaattttttttttaaaaatcataaaatttttaatgtaataaagttgtgttaaattttttaaaaaaaatattgatttaatcaatttgtttaaaaaaaaattatcaacaaatggcgggaattttttttttgcaaatcaataaatatcttgtattaataaaaaaacgattatatgatgatttagaaaaaaaaaaatttttttaacatcattacatggatttttaagtttttgtttaagtaaaaaaattgttataaacaaagtataaatatttttttaacttttatggcacgatcttgttaagtatgtatgtaagaaaggctctacgaagcgaaatatttttacgaccattatttaaacattttttttcacttacaattaagacggtcgttcgagaaaatttcgttagttaacatttatttaacttgttgaaaaattaactttaagtaaaattttcaacgggaataaattaattatagtgttcaaaacacaccataattttttcaaatttaaaaaaaaatattcaataccttaaataaattaattaatgtgccgtagtcgcttttgacgccacgcgcgaatcctaaaaatgtcaaccgcagacctattttcagcgttaaattaacattataaataatggagatagagttctgggagtcgagagttttttattagaaatttcctcctctttcagaatctttatttgaaatttcttaaatattaatagtttattaaatattggcaaaaaactaaatgccattattttttcatctttaatggtctataacttttgcaattttttatgtgctaatacacgcttttagcacatttttctagacgtcattccggatccaatgagctatcgcacataattttaagagtagtatctctattttgttccattttcaacttgtcgactagactatagtCATTTTGAAATCACACACAGTCTACCTTCATTTGCATGAATTGTGGGAATTATTCCAGTAACAATGAATTTTACCTAAATTGATGATCTATCCATTGAAGTATGTTATACGACTGAGCTAATATTCTAAAGCACTAAGGAACTTTAAAGAAACCAGTGAACAAATTTGATAATCCATCAGTACTATTAAGtacagtattaataataaaataaaaataaaaaaagtgtgtcGCCCAACGTGGGGCTCGAACCCACGACCCTGAGATTAAGAGTCTCATGCTCTACCGACTGAGCTAGCCGGGCTGTGGCAGTATGTATGAAATTAGCCATTGTAAACAGAATAATAATGGCTTAATGGTTCGATgtagtaattataaatttgtataataattatgtgacAGCTCCcctagtaatttaaatatacatattttaaatggttcttgaagtttataataattattggacGTTTTAACTTTAGTACTTTAATCTGTTTCTTTTATCAGAACAATCATAATTTAACACGAGGCAATCGAAAGAGTAAAAAGATTGATttgatttcttaaatatatctatacatCATAGTTAAAGTTTGCGAAAATTTTGGCTCgtctacaataatataattataaacagcGATAAtgaatg
This genomic stretch from Pieris napi chromosome 19, ilPieNapi1.2, whole genome shotgun sequence harbors:
- the LOC125059303 gene encoding golgin subfamily A member 4 isoform X2; translated protein: MKRCVASKLSRKPPRAYPPPPRPPVRTTRLRSASAGRDKRSELRARYWALLFGDLQRAIGEIYNTVQANENLNECQEVILVLENYTRDFKALAEWFRVKWDYDNTPPPQRPQSLAWEIRKTDFVKPEPKRAYSVKSSPTVSGKNSPSFSGYNTPSGKNSPNPTGKVSPGSGKISPRVGSGHSSTSPKANIEFFSNKINTSKITAKPEPKIAKELSRLSDIKEKDVKEICEDAKVYEKKDDMDILKPKVVEIGHAKLSPCASPKLVVIKSPKSLTKKENVNNKVQDISDHAQSTVDRLNVMENEFLKKQMMENKAKNDNMINNGIEADKPFNNCDSIEKGCSDLKVKNNSQLVIVDADRPAIGDIKIAIENEKTADNTAEERRTETSIIEKQIEGEKTNEQDLLLEQVFIENDLISNAPKDSQILENKDEGTDSTCQKDFELNKNNSEVVVEEVDEKTTCTYETDKNSKKDTDMKKPEAKFSKPAYSQAAAKPKATSQTEKPIKAETKLPIKLARSSTVVELRPPTVKTQRPFQKRAQTSKCSYPFNLTTGRPSLFDTVPSTSINRGQIVTKKTSIRTIHMGSGDAKSGNRLNLRTRPRPSSLRLNEKGDKRENVSVFIEKSVENPIAIDMVRNESNESIKTLVPEDLQATQDISSSGVNMYSKNDNDGWLTVKSRRESKKQSKSHWANRFRQPTATASLPTLNMLESPKEENPISIDIKDSGDRAKSEQPRKVEKEKKSEKTIKSSKKSEKRDPTMRRQKSDITGLKTRSSKNKVLTKKAEKAKSVSKEKNRLHSSLESLTMGLTRSEESVHQEFDFDKWKAEFKSTFNFLEEDDHISDHNEILKTADPSEMSEIAEMTSQIEENERKISLALDFQSEVDQRKLCEEEDLLNRQIMELQQVSDIDLDTETDDTETDAEIPLEEPASTPVPMPEGLGSLTASLEDQYETALAGMSWAERVDTLVVLEALVARDPGRAQQLHAKLSQGIKRRGSLQDALRRLQAKQARAERQRMSYQTERAKRIHQLLARVEEVKLAKNQLIEEKKLRMERRLQKAAENRDQHLKDIVRKAHDEEEKLREIAFIKQLEAENRRHEFLDQCKSLTTRLRQMRRDRLTKLEQKAAREAAVGARRQALEAARKLQMETLLEKRKERDARLEEMKEQKKQERDDAAREKAEAVKSRLSALAEAAELEADALRSRIRDKQDASQLRHTSHLQAIREKATGPRQPTTSESHDKDSPDEAEKEELEKKEKDRLKFAKKKARKMKQKLLANGATQTIFDSYSINPIEKLLTPPSIVKTNKLVCQLNSILQNITNNIHNDNSGEPKKKAKNKNGKNIDNSENNNKNPTADVKAIEMNNELNGIISTNNNNDDKFDIPNGPGKNKKKKKKSENEEKLPNGVETNKKKNLNKKDVDSESSCSRRKKKKNKDVITEFDFDLEEDNKKRRKRNRNSEMANLLNDINKCRARKDNIFVDGPGIEKLLNELNRNVERLEPDTTENAALHRYLAVKATCQLLGLVAEREDIAASISTKCVTVGVTLISRTLSSCPIMGSQLAATNMTVHLITLLEQVDSEGMSQSKRSELTRLLADSLSVAFDSVLCMSRIYEESPKNNDAESLCLFRSRTHQYITYLCLSGCLDRADMSAEARESIQTLLTVCADLSHPCSVDTGNDRATARQAMKTALGTGLCGSRAEFCVLFAKGASLEQCGGFVRAARTAHLLRALAEMDHSIVQEAFGQGGWPIEFRAAVARLLSQHAPNDKEAPRKTTLRLSSEKLEQSLSETMVLDLIVLVGFVVVNNPQLQEAICEGWSVVKTLCTLPANWLVSQTRSRALLPTLCALAEYPACAAAISAELSMTMLEEFLNSPESQNLKLVQVIKLGRARKHGKK
- the LOC125059303 gene encoding golgin subfamily A member 4 isoform X1, coding for MEEVRQLVQEEGREARNLVAYHVTVETPASKLSRKPPRAYPPPPRPPVRTTRLRSASAGRDKRSELRARYWALLFGDLQRAIGEIYNTVQANENLNECQEVILVLENYTRDFKALAEWFRVKWDYDNTPPPQRPQSLAWEIRKTDFVKPEPKRAYSVKSSPTVSGKNSPSFSGYNTPSGKNSPNPTGKVSPGSGKISPRVGSGHSSTSPKANIEFFSNKINTSKITAKPEPKIAKELSRLSDIKEKDVKEICEDAKVYEKKDDMDILKPKVVEIGHAKLSPCASPKLVVIKSPKSLTKKENVNNKVQDISDHAQSTVDRLNVMENEFLKKQMMENKAKNDNMINNGIEADKPFNNCDSIEKGCSDLKVKNNSQLVIVDADRPAIGDIKIAIENEKTADNTAEERRTETSIIEKQIEGEKTNEQDLLLEQVFIENDLISNAPKDSQILENKDEGTDSTCQKDFELNKNNSEVVVEEVDEKTTCTYETDKNSKKDTDMKKPEAKFSKPAYSQAAAKPKATSQTEKPIKAETKLPIKLARSSTVVELRPPTVKTQRPFQKRAQTSKCSYPFNLTTGRPSLFDTVPSTSINRGQIVTKKTSIRTIHMGSGDAKSGNRLNLRTRPRPSSLRLNEKGDKRENVSVFIEKSVENPIAIDMVRNESNESIKTLVPEDLQATQDISSSGVNMYSKNDNDGWLTVKSRRESKKQSKSHWANRFRQPTATASLPTLNMLESPKEENPISIDIKDSGDRAKSEQPRKVEKEKKSEKTIKSSKKSEKRDPTMRRQKSDITGLKTRSSKNKVLTKKAEKAKSVSKEKNRLHSSLESLTMGLTRSEESVHQEFDFDKWKAEFKSTFNFLEEDDHISDHNEILKTADPSEMSEIAEMTSQIEENERKISLALDFQSEVDQRKLCEEEDLLNRQIMELQQVSDIDLDTETDDTETDAEIPLEEPASTPVPMPEGLGSLTASLEDQYETALAGMSWAERVDTLVVLEALVARDPGRAQQLHAKLSQGIKRRGSLQDALRRLQAKQARAERQRMSYQTERAKRIHQLLARVEEVKLAKNQLIEEKKLRMERRLQKAAENRDQHLKDIVRKAHDEEEKLREIAFIKQLEAENRRHEFLDQCKSLTTRLRQMRRDRLTKLEQKAAREAAVGARRQALEAARKLQMETLLEKRKERDARLEEMKEQKKQERDDAAREKAEAVKSRLSALAEAAELEADALRSRIRDKQDASQLRHTSHLQAIREKATGPRQPTTSESHDKDSPDEAEKEELEKKEKDRLKFAKKKARKMKQKLLANGATQTIFDSYSINPIEKLLTPPSIVKTNKLVCQLNSILQNITNNIHNDNSGEPKKKAKNKNGKNIDNSENNNKNPTADVKAIEMNNELNGIISTNNNNDDKFDIPNGPGKNKKKKKKSENEEKLPNGVETNKKKNLNKKDVDSESSCSRRKKKKNKDVITEFDFDLEEDNKKRRKRNRNSEMANLLNDINKCRARKDNIFVDGPGIEKLLNELNRNVERLEPDTTENAALHRYLAVKATCQLLGLVAEREDIAASISTKCVTVGVTLISRTLSSCPIMGSQLAATNMTVHLITLLEQVDSEGMSQSKRSELTRLLADSLSVAFDSVLCMSRIYEESPKNNDAESLCLFRSRTHQYITYLCLSGCLDRADMSAEARESIQTLLTVCADLSHPCSVDTGNDRATARQAMKTALGTGLCGSRAEFCVLFAKGASLEQCGGFVRAARTAHLLRALAEMDHSIVQEAFGQGGWPIEFRAAVARLLSQHAPNDKEAPRKTTLRLSSEKLEQSLSETMVLDLIVLVGFVVVNNPQLQEAICEGWSVVKTLCTLPANWLVSQTRSRALLPTLCALAEYPACAAAISAELSMTMLEEFLNSPESQNLKLVQVIKLGRARKHGKK